A section of the Desulfuromonas acetoxidans DSM 684 genome encodes:
- a CDS encoding IS3-like element ISDac1 family transposase (programmed frameshift): MGRKIFTNEFKVECASLVLDQGYSVPDAARVMDVGETAMRRWVKQLKQERAGTTPETPALTEDKKRIQELEAHIRRLEKEKQIPKKGYRSLNVGRQASFELISTLREHDCVCVLCRLFDVSRSSYYAYLNRRAHPDTERIKLRIRIKELFNKSRYSAGSRSLTNMLRSEGITIGRFKVRRLMREASLFSKQPKPRLYRVAKVEHPKIPNLLNRDFDAKRKNQTWCSDITYVRVGKRWIYVAAVLDLYTRRVVGLSLSENCDAQLAVNAIKNAYRTRKKPTGVLVHTDQGQQYGSDLFCRQLRCYQMKQSMSRRGNCWDNAPMERLFRSYKSEWMPKGGYQTFAEAQLDIEHYFMNYYNWSRPHQRNKGMAPAVAEKELISVSKNS; the protein is encoded by the exons ATGGGAAGAAAAATATTCACAAATGAATTCAAGGTAGAATGTGCCAGCCTTGTTTTGGATCAGGGATACAGTGTCCCAGATGCTGCCCGAGTTATGGATGTTGGAGAAACGGCCATGCGTCGTTGGGTAAAGCAGCTCAAACAGGAACGAGCTGGGACGACACCGGAAACTCCAGCCCTTACAGAGGACAAAAAGCGTATCCAGGAACTCGAAGCCCATATTCGTCGTCTGGAGAAAGAGAAGCAAATCC CTAAAAAAGGCTACCGCTCTCTTAATGTCGGAAGACAAGCTTCGTTTGAGTTGATCAGTACATTGAGAGAGCATGACTGCGTTTGTGTCCTTTGCCGTCTTTTTGATGTTTCGCGTTCTAGCTACTATGCCTATTTGAATCGTCGAGCTCATCCAGATACTGAACGCATCAAGTTACGTATTCGGATCAAGGAGTTGTTCAATAAAAGTCGTTATTCAGCTGGAAGCCGCAGTCTTACCAACATGTTACGCAGTGAAGGCATCACCATAGGACGTTTCAAAGTACGTCGTCTGATGCGTGAGGCGAGCTTATTCAGTAAACAACCTAAACCACGTTTGTACAGAGTTGCCAAAGTAGAACATCCAAAGATTCCGAACCTGTTGAATCGGGATTTTGATGCGAAGAGGAAAAACCAGACATGGTGTAGTGATATTACCTATGTTCGAGTTGGAAAACGTTGGATTTATGTCGCTGCGGTATTAGATCTTTACACTCGGCGCGTTGTTGGGTTGAGCTTATCAGAAAACTGTGACGCACAACTTGCAGTTAACGCTATCAAAAACGCTTATCGGACAAGGAAAAAGCCAACTGGGGTTTTGGTTCACACAGACCAGGGACAACAATATGGCAGTGATTTGTTCTGTCGCCAGCTTCGATGCTATCAGATGAAACAGAGCATGAGTCGGCGAGGAAATTGCTGGGATAATGCACCAATGGAGCGTTTGTTTCGCAGTTACAAAAGCGAATGGATGCCAAAAGGTGGCTATCAAACGTTTGCAGAAGCACAGCTCGACATAGAGCACTATTTTATGAACTATTACAACTGGAGCAGACCTCATCAAAGAAATAAAGGAATGGCTCCGGCTGTAGCTGAAAAAGAACTTATATCTGTGTCCAAAAATAGTTGA
- a CDS encoding transposase domain-containing protein, whose product MGNTLANSGWGTAKEYCEEGLPGLPTTERRCLDRLGKFAESFANKSRQRNGSKATEFHYSILPPKSQAPLAQRYPELFVSRQFQPNQNNSEHESRDILWDYYSRKTDKAKAAAQVRLEAVQMCTTLLSNGWKKTEAKEQVVEVFKGRTKVSFHTLGNWLKKINGVDQADWLPALVDGYTGRQTDSKVSPEAWDYIKADYLRRERPTWSSCYERLERAGAKPGWVIPSSKTLQRKLNKEIHPDLITLLRDGEDAYKKTLPAQERDRSVFHALEAVNGDGYTFFKYVRFESGEVCRPVCWFWQDIYSGKLLAWRVDVSENKDSIRLSIGDLVENYGIPKKFWLDNTRAAANKDVTGGVKNRYRFKVSEDEPLGLIPQLGAEVHWATPAHGQAKPVERAFGIGGIGEYTDKHPSFSGRGTKGTPIPIAEFEEILTAEVAAFNARLGRRTKICNGRSCDQVFNESYEVSRIKKATKEQRSLWLLSPEPVTANKNNGSIKIMDNRYWCEELSHYKGQKLVARFDPANMHGEVLVYTLDGRRVAEAECVLAAGFNDREAAREVAKQKRRRKKALREAEKAELRISAREASKSLPQVESPKPLEAKIVEAVFEKKKFEQGLSDSGDRFDRAVAMMKPAKKSLL is encoded by the coding sequence ATGGGAAATACTTTAGCCAATTCCGGTTGGGGAACCGCAAAAGAATATTGTGAAGAAGGTCTTCCAGGTCTGCCAACGACTGAAAGACGTTGTTTGGACCGTTTGGGGAAGTTTGCAGAAAGTTTCGCTAACAAGTCCCGTCAACGTAACGGCTCTAAGGCAACTGAATTCCACTACTCGATACTCCCGCCCAAGTCACAGGCTCCATTGGCACAGAGATATCCCGAATTATTCGTTAGCCGTCAGTTTCAGCCAAATCAAAATAATTCTGAACACGAAAGTAGAGACATTCTTTGGGACTATTACAGCCGTAAAACAGACAAGGCTAAAGCGGCAGCTCAAGTTCGTCTTGAGGCAGTGCAAATGTGTACCACATTACTTTCTAATGGATGGAAGAAAACAGAAGCCAAAGAGCAGGTTGTTGAAGTCTTTAAAGGAAGAACAAAGGTCAGTTTTCATACTCTTGGGAATTGGCTGAAAAAAATTAACGGTGTTGATCAAGCAGACTGGTTGCCCGCTCTGGTTGATGGATATACCGGACGCCAAACGGATTCAAAAGTCAGCCCTGAAGCGTGGGATTACATCAAGGCAGATTATTTGCGTCGCGAAAGGCCAACCTGGTCAAGTTGTTACGAGCGCCTTGAACGTGCAGGCGCGAAGCCTGGATGGGTGATCCCCAGTTCCAAGACGCTCCAAAGAAAACTGAACAAAGAGATCCATCCGGATTTGATCACGCTACTTCGTGATGGTGAAGATGCCTATAAAAAGACACTGCCAGCGCAAGAGCGGGATCGCTCCGTTTTCCATGCTTTGGAAGCGGTAAATGGAGATGGCTACACCTTCTTTAAATATGTCCGCTTTGAATCTGGAGAAGTCTGCCGTCCTGTTTGCTGGTTCTGGCAAGACATCTATTCCGGCAAGCTCCTCGCCTGGCGGGTTGACGTTTCTGAAAACAAGGACTCAATTCGTCTTTCAATCGGTGACCTGGTTGAAAACTATGGCATTCCGAAAAAGTTCTGGCTCGATAACACCCGTGCTGCAGCTAATAAAGATGTGACCGGAGGTGTCAAAAACCGCTACCGCTTTAAGGTCTCAGAAGATGAGCCTTTGGGGCTCATTCCTCAGCTGGGCGCTGAAGTCCATTGGGCAACCCCTGCTCATGGTCAGGCAAAGCCTGTTGAGCGTGCCTTTGGTATCGGCGGCATCGGTGAATATACCGATAAACACCCGAGTTTTTCAGGGCGCGGCACTAAGGGAACCCCCATCCCCATAGCAGAATTCGAAGAAATTCTCACAGCAGAAGTTGCGGCCTTCAACGCCAGACTTGGCCGTCGAACAAAGATCTGCAATGGAAGAAGCTGTGATCAAGTCTTCAATGAATCGTACGAGGTCAGCCGGATAAAAAAAGCAACAAAGGAACAGCGATCCCTGTGGCTATTGTCACCAGAACCGGTTACGGCCAACAAAAACAACGGCTCGATCAAGATCATGGATAACCGGTACTGGTGCGAAGAGTTGTCCCATTACAAGGGGCAAAAACTTGTTGCCCGTTTCGATCCGGCAAATATGCATGGTGAGGTCCTGGTTTACACCTTGGATGGGCGAAGGGTTGCTGAAGCTGAATGTGTTCTGGCTGCTGGCTTCAATGATCGTGAAGCAGCAAGAGAGGTTGCTAAGCAAAAACGCAGACGCAAAAAAGCATTACGAGAAGCTGAAAAGGCTGAGCTTCGAATTTCAGCCAGAGAGGCATCAAAAAGTCTGCCGCAAGTTGAATCACCAAAGCCTCTTGAAGCGAAAATTGTTGAAGCCGTGTTCGAGAAAAAGAAATTTGAGCAAGGCTTGTCGGATAGCGGTGACCGGTTTGATCGCGCCGTTGCCATGATGAAACCGGCAAAGAAGAGCTTGCTATAA
- a CDS encoding helix-turn-helix domain-containing protein, whose amino-acid sequence MRKSKDIQGGEDRPIQDGGNGQFPDRLKMGIGDKSIRAFSSISGVSEGVIRRYLSGKSEPTRPVLIALADASNVTVQWLATGEGPMTNGKNSVFEGVFNNSVIDVEELFINTVIAVSIQIEDEPEDLYPPEILSRVYLDILKTSVKKKGVYPHVVKSILDGYISQFFVPYRDETIGKLIDLTSLPEEKTEFLKDQYWYNLLEEKFGNIVQPHPRHNRDEMIEYLRGEIKKMESKSTGE is encoded by the coding sequence TTGAGAAAATCAAAAGACATCCAAGGTGGCGAAGATCGTCCAATTCAAGATGGTGGAAACGGACAATTTCCTGATAGATTGAAAATGGGAATTGGTGACAAAAGTATTCGTGCGTTTTCGTCTATAAGTGGTGTATCTGAGGGAGTAATCAGGAGATATTTATCTGGGAAAAGTGAACCTACCAGGCCCGTTTTAATTGCCTTAGCAGATGCTTCAAATGTCACTGTTCAGTGGCTTGCGACTGGAGAAGGGCCCATGACTAATGGGAAGAACAGTGTATTTGAAGGAGTTTTCAATAATAGCGTTATTGATGTTGAAGAATTATTTATAAATACAGTTATTGCAGTTTCAATTCAAATAGAAGATGAGCCAGAGGACCTGTATCCTCCAGAGATCTTGTCAAGAGTTTATCTTGATATATTGAAGACTTCCGTGAAGAAAAAAGGCGTATATCCTCACGTTGTGAAGAGCATCCTCGACGGATATATTTCACAATTTTTCGTGCCTTACCGTGATGAGACAATAGGAAAATTAATAGACCTTACGAGTTTACCTGAAGAAAAAACCGAATTTTTAAAAGATCAATATTGGTATAACTTGCTAGAAGAAAAGTTTGGCAACATTGTTCAGCCACACCCTCGTCATAACAGAGATGAAATGATCGAATACCTTCGAGGGGAAATAAAGAAAATGGAATCTAAGTCAACTGGCGAATAG
- a CDS encoding helix-turn-helix domain-containing protein, producing MKNTEKKSSFPSDWHPADIKAALEKKGFSLSRIAREHGYAPTSPSNVFRRRWAAMEKIIANIVGVSPHIIWPSRYSDDSSPYRFVRVARAKRRCND from the coding sequence ATGAAAAATACTGAGAAAAAAAGTTCCTTTCCTAGTGATTGGCATCCGGCTGATATTAAAGCCGCTCTTGAGAAAAAAGGCTTTTCACTGTCTCGCATAGCCAGAGAACATGGCTATGCGCCAACATCTCCAAGCAATGTTTTTCGGAGACGTTGGGCTGCTATGGAGAAAATCATTGCAAACATTGTAGGGGTTTCTCCACACATAATATGGCCATCAAGATATTCGGATGATAGTTCTCCTTATCGCTTTGTAAGAGTAGCAAGAGCGAAAAGGAGGTGCAATGACTAA